A genomic region of Trifolium pratense cultivar HEN17-A07 linkage group LG3, ARS_RC_1.1, whole genome shotgun sequence contains the following coding sequences:
- the LOC123914914 gene encoding uncharacterized protein LOC123914914: MDPSSDDFDVAAYLQNREVEETYVLNQFRERRKKILEDGAPRSRKYVNRDHPAANQRLIDDYFANEPTYDDAMFRRRYRMQKHLFLRIVGDLSSSDNYFTQRADAAKKEGISPLAKCTTAMRMLAYGMAADAVDEYIKIGGTTALECLRRFCKGIIRLYEQEYLRAPTQDDLQKILHVSELRGFLGMIGSIDCMHWEWINCPKAWEGQFTRGDKGTTTVILEAVASHDLWIWHAFFGRPGTLNDINVLDRSPVFDDVEQGKTPSVNFYVNQRPYDMTYYLADGIYPSYPTFVKSIRLPQSEPDKLFAKYQEGCRKDIERAFGVLQARFKIIREPAHLWDIADLSIIMRSCIILHNMIVEDERDSYAQRWTDFEQSEESGSSAPRPYSTEVLPAFANHVRARFEFRDQKAHHELQADLVKHIWTKFGMFQD; encoded by the coding sequence ATGGATCCATCAAGCGATGATTTTGATGTCGCAGCCTACTTGCAAAATCGTGAAGTTGAAGAAACTTATGTACTCAACCAATTTAGAGAGCGTCGGAAAAAAATATTGGAAGATGGTGCACCTCGTAGTAGAAAATATGTCAATAGAGATCATCCAGCTGCAAACCAAAGACTAATTGACGACTACTTTGCCAATGAGCCTACATATGACGATGCAATGTTTCGTCGTCGGTACCGcatgcaaaaacatcttttccTTCGAATCGTTGGGGACCTTTCAAGTAGTGATAACTACTTCACCCAGCGAGCTGATGCTGCCAAGAAAGAAGGTATATCACCTTTAGCAAAATGTACCACAGCAATGCGAATGTTAGCATACGGTATGGCAGCAGATGCGGTCGATGAGTACATCAAAATAGGAGGTACTACTGCATTAGAGTGCTTACGTAGATTTTGTAAAGGAATCATACGATTGTATGAGCAAGAGTATCTCAGAGCACCAACCCAAGATGACCTGCAAAAAATACTACATGTAAGTGAACTACGGGGGTTCCTAGGGATGATTGGGAGTATTGACTGCATGCACTGGGAGTGGATAAATTGTCCTAAAGCATGGGAAGGTCAATTTACTAGGGGGGATAAGGGAACCACCACAGTTATTCTTGAAGCAGTTGCATCTCATGATCTATGGATCTGGCATGCCTTTTTTGGACGTCCGGGAACGTTGAACGACATAAACGTTCTAGACCGTTCACCTGTTTTTGATGACGTGGAACAGGGAAAGACTCCAAGTGTGAATTTCTATGTGAATCAACGTCCCTATGATATGACATACTATCTAGCCGATGGTATCTACCCTTCTTATCCAACTTTCGTCAAATCTATTAGACTTCCTCAAAGTGAACCCGATAAGTTATTTGCAAAATATCAGGAGGGATGTCGGAAGGACATTGAACGTGCATTTGGAGTGCTTCAAGCTCGATTTAAAATCATCCGTGAACCAGCTCACTTGTGGGACATAGCCGATCTGAGTATTATCATGAGGTCTTGCATCATATTACATAATATGATTGTTGAGGATGAGCGAGATTCATATGCTCAACGTTGGACCGATTTTGAGCAGTCTGAGGAAAGTGGATCTAGTGCACCGCGACCATATTCAACCGAGGTATTACCCGCGTTTGCAAATCATGTGCGTGCTAGATTTGAGTTCCGTGATCAAAAAGCTCATCACGAATTGCAAGCAGATCTAGTGAAGCACATATGGACAAAATTTGGAATGTTTCAGGATTAA
- the LOC123914915 gene encoding uncharacterized protein LOC123914915, whose protein sequence is MLRNPSQTPPFNGYMPMVNEIFSSGGTTNFPEFSTQLTIVNEDSTPVSKKNHQPSWNTEQNLVLISGWIKFGTSSVVGKNQKGETYWGQIADYCNEHCSFDPPRDGVACRNRFNYMNKILGKWIGAYDGAKHLQGSGWSENDVLAKAQEIYACGKNVRFTLMEEWNALRDQPRYSSQVGSGSSGSKRSHESDACGSNSVGSSARPIGRDAAKKKGKKKASTPTEVVDKEWDTYMKMREKEVEHLAMVVSNQQEKNRLKKMKMYLKLSSDENLDDRKKAMLDTLAQELFP, encoded by the coding sequence ATGCTGAGAAATCCATCTCAAACACCCCCGTTTAATGGTTACATGCCGATGGTTAATGAAATTTTTTCGAGTGGTGGTACAACTAACTTTCCCGAATTTTCAACACAATTAACTATTGTTAATGAAGATTCAACTCCTGTGAGCAAGAAAAACCATCAACCATCATGGAACACTGAACAAAATTTGGTGCTAATTAGTGGGTGGATCAAATTTGGAACAAGCAGTGTTGTCGGGAAAAACCAGAAAGGTGAAACATATTGGGGTCAAATTGCTGACTATTGTAATGAGCATTGCTCATTCGATCCTCCGCGTGATGGAGTTGCATGCCGAAACCGTTTTaattatatgaacaaaatacTGGGTAAATGGATTGGCGCTTATGATGGTGCTAAGCATCTCCAAGGAAGTGGTTGGTCCGAGAATGATGTTTTGGCAAAAGCGCAGGAAATATATGCATGTGGGAAGAATGTTCGGTTCACTTTAATGGAAGAATGGAATGCTCTCCGTGATCAACCACGTTATAGTAGTCAAGTAGGATCTGGAAGTAGTGGATCTAAGAGATCTCACGAGAGTGATGCATGTGGCTCAAACTCTGTAGGATCTAGTGCTCGTCCTATAGGTAGGGATGCAGCcaaaaagaagggaaaaaagaaaGCTTCCACACCCACAGAGGTGGTGGACAAAGAATGGGATACTTACATGAAAATGAGGGAGAAAGAGGTGGAACATTTGGCAATGGTAGTTTCCAATCAACAAGAGAAAAACAGacttaagaaaatgaaaatgtatCTGAAGTTAAGTTCTGATGAGAATCTCGATGACCGGAAGAAAGCCATGTTGGACACATTGGCCCAAGAACTGTTTCCATAA